A single region of the Pelobates fuscus isolate aPelFus1 chromosome 4, aPelFus1.pri, whole genome shotgun sequence genome encodes:
- the LOC134608376 gene encoding oocyte zinc finger protein XlCOF7.1-like codes for MAHQKTHAREKPFSCSECGKCFGAKSNLISHLKTHTGEKPFSCSECGKCFGTKSDLIPHLRTHTGEKPFSCSECGKYFRTKAELMLHQRTHTGEKPFSCSECGKWFSQHSHLVVHHRTHTGEKPFSCSECGKCFGTKSDLILHLRTHTGEKPFSCSECGKYFRTKAELMLHQRTHTGEKPFSCSECGKWFSQHSHLVVHHRTHTGEKPFSCSECGKCFGTKSDLIPHLRTHTGEKPFSCSECGKCFGSKSNLARHKRTHTLEKPFSCSECGKCFVTESELVAHQRTHTGEKPFSCSECGKCFRTKSNLISHSKTHTGEKPFSCSECGKWFSQHSYLVRHQRTHTGEKPFSCSECGKYFGTKAELMLHQRTHTGEKPFCCSECGKCFGSKSNLFSHLKTHTGEKLFSCSECGKCFSQQSYLVVHHRTHTGEKPFSCSECGKCFTQQSNFVVHQRTHTGEKPFSCSECGKCFVDSSKLVRHQRTHTK; via the coding sequence ATGGCACATCAGAAAACTCACGCAAGAGAGAAGCCGttctcctgttctgaatgtgggaaatgttttggagCTAAATCAAACCTTATTTCACATTtgaaaactcacacaggagagaagccgttctcatgttctgaatgtgggaaatgctttGGAACTAAATCAGACCTTATTCCACAtttgagaactcacacaggagagaagccgttctcatgttctgaatgtgggaaatattTTCGAACGAAAGCAGAACTTATgctacatcagagaactcacacaggagagaagccattctcatgttctgaatgtgggaaatggttTAGCCAGCATTCACACCTTGTTGTACATcatagaactcacacaggagagaagccgttctcctgttctgaatgtgggaaatgttttggaaCTAAATCAGACCTTATTCTACAtttgagaactcacacaggagagaagcctttctcatgttctgaatgtgggaaatattTTCGAACGAAAGCAGAACTTATgctacatcagagaactcacacaggagagaagccattctcatgttctgaatgtgggaaatggttTAGCCAGCATTCACACCTTGTTGTACATcatagaactcacacaggagagaagccgttctcctgttctgaatgtgggaaatgttttggaaCTAAATCAGACCTTATTCCACAtttgagaactcacacaggagagaagccgttctcatgttctgaatgtgggaaatgttttggatCTAAATCCAACCTTGCTAGACATAAGAGAACTCACACATTAGAGAAGCCGttctcctgttctgaatgtgggaaatgttttgtaaCTGAATCAGAACTTGTGgcgcatcagagaactcacacaggagagaagccgttctcctgttctgaatgtgggaaatgttttagaaCTAAATCAAACCTTATTTCACATTCGAAAACTCACACTGGAGAGaagccattctcatgttctgaatgtgggaaatggttTAGCCAGCATTCATACCTTGttagacatcagagaactcacacaggagagaagcctttctcgtgttctgaatgtgggaaatattTTGGAACGAAAGCTGAACTTATgctacatcagagaactcacacaggagagaagccgttctgctgttctgaatgtgggaaatgttttggatCTAAATCAAACCTGTTTTCACATCtgaaaactcacacaggagagaagctgttctcatgttctgaatgtgggaaatgttttagccagCAATCATACCTTGTTGTACATcatagaactcacacaggagagaagccgttctcatgttctgaatgtgggaaatgttttacccAGCAATCAAACTTTGTtgtacatcagagaactcacacaggagagaagccgttctcctgttctgaatgtgggaaatgttttgtcgATAGTTCAAAGCTTGttagacatcagagaactcacacaaaaTAG